One genomic segment of Candidatus Nealsonbacteria bacterium includes these proteins:
- the pheT gene encoding phenylalanine--tRNA ligase subunit beta yields MKFSYNWLQSFFKKKLPQPEELAELLTMHSFEIEEIKGVAKDFILTIDIRPNRAGDCFSHLGIAREISAITGLSYREPFSVIKEDKKLKAKDFVNLEVKNKTACPRYTVRVINDVKIGSSPKWLKDRLKVCGLRPINNIVDIANYVMLETGQPLHAFDLEKLKDVNPKSNHSPLIRAVAKTQIKKIIVRKAKKGEKIITLDNKKYDLDEDILVIADIKEPLAIAGIKGGKKAEIDKKTKTVVLESANFNSQIIRRGSKKLNLKTDASLRFEHGIDPNLTEFAINRAAYLIQKIAKGKVAQGLVDFYPKKILPKTIGLNLDYLESLLGVKIPEKEIKNILNSLNFKCNEARPRYIEVVVPTLRLDVSIPEDLIEEIGRIYGYEKIPSLLPVSVLIPPQKNLDIFWEEMVKNILKETGFVETYNYSFISQKDLSIFNYQFSKIIEIENPTSNEYKYLRPSLIANLLKNVQTNQAHFKEIKIFELGKIFFKKQERGSKKQCREKKMLAGAIMAEDAFYEAKGVIKLLLNKLAISNIWFTEPSSHFSPTPEDSEISLWSKEKCAEIKINGEEIGFLGEISPKILSSLDIKERVVLFDIDFEKLSQLASEEQEYRPISRYPAAVRDIAVLVPLEVRVEEVLNKIEISGGSLIIDVDLFDIYEGEELPRGKKNLAFHLIFQSKDRTLTSKEIDQIQNKIIKTLEENPGWRVRK; encoded by the coding sequence ATGAAATTCTCTTATAATTGGCTACAATCTTTTTTCAAGAAAAAACTCCCCCAGCCAGAAGAATTGGCTGAGCTTTTGACAATGCATTCTTTTGAGATAGAGGAAATAAAGGGAGTGGCTAAAGATTTTATTTTGACCATTGATATTAGGCCGAATAGGGCAGGAGATTGTTTTTCTCACTTAGGCATTGCTCGTGAGATATCAGCCATCACCGGCTTAAGTTACAGAGAACCGTTCTCTGTAATTAAGGAAGATAAGAAACTTAAAGCAAAGGATTTTGTTAACTTAGAAGTTAAAAATAAAACTGCCTGTCCAAGATATACTGTTAGGGTGATTAATGATGTTAAAATCGGTTCTTCGCCAAAATGGCTAAAAGATAGATTAAAAGTTTGCGGTCTTCGGCCAATAAATAATATAGTTGATATTGCAAACTATGTGATGTTAGAAACCGGACAACCCTTGCACGCTTTCGATCTCGAAAAACTCAAAGACGTAAATCCGAAATCCAACCATAGCCCATTAATAAGGGCTGTGGCAAAAACCCAAATTAAAAAAATAATTGTCCGGAAAGCTAAAAAAGGTGAGAAAATTATTACTTTAGACAATAAGAAATACGATTTAGATGAAGATATTCTGGTCATCGCAGATATTAAGGAACCCTTAGCTATTGCCGGAATTAAAGGTGGTAAAAAAGCCGAAATTGACAAGAAAACAAAAACAGTGGTTTTGGAGTCAGCTAATTTTAACTCCCAAATTATAAGAAGGGGTTCTAAAAAATTAAATCTCAAAACCGACGCCTCTTTAAGGTTTGAGCATGGAATAGATCCTAATTTAACAGAGTTTGCCATAAATAGAGCGGCTTATTTAATTCAAAAAATTGCCAAAGGCAAAGTGGCTCAGGGTTTAGTTGATTTCTATCCAAAGAAGATTTTGCCAAAAACAATTGGATTAAATTTAGATTATCTTGAAAGTTTGCTTGGAGTTAAAATTCCGGAAAAAGAGATAAAAAATATTTTAAATAGTTTGAATTTCAAATGTAACGAAGCAAGGCCTCGTTACATTGAAGTTGTGGTGCCGACATTGAGACTTGATGTTTCAATTCCCGAGGATTTGATTGAGGAAATCGGCCGAATCTATGGCTATGAAAAAATTCCTTCCCTTCTTCCGGTTTCGGTTTTAATTCCGCCCCAAAAAAATCTTGATATTTTTTGGGAAGAGATGGTAAAAAATATTCTAAAAGAAACCGGCTTTGTTGAAACCTATAATTATTCATTTATCAGCCAAAAAGACCTTTCAATTTTTAATTACCAATTTTCAAAAATAATTGAAATAGAGAACCCGACCAGCAATGAATATAAGTATTTAAGACCAAGCTTAATCGCCAACCTGTTGAAGAACGTTCAAACCAACCAAGCCCATTTCAAGGAAATTAAAATTTTTGAGTTGGGAAAAATATTTTTCAAAAAACAAGAAAGGGGAAGTAAAAAACAATGCCGGGAAAAAAAGATGTTGGCCGGAGCGATAATGGCCGAGGACGCTTTTTATGAAGCAAAAGGAGTCATAAAGTTGTTATTAAATAAATTGGCAATAAGTAATATTTGGTTCACTGAACCCTCGTCTCATTTCAGTCCAACACCAGAAGATTCGGAAATTTCCCTTTGGAGCAAGGAAAAATGCGCCGAAATTAAAATCAACGGAGAAGAAATTGGTTTTTTGGGAGAAATTTCTCCTAAAATTTTGAGCAGTTTAGATATTAAAGAAAGAGTGGTTTTGTTTGACATTGACTTTGAAAAATTATCTCAACTGGCTTCCGAAGAACAAGAATATCGACCAATTTCTCGCTATCCAGCGGCTGTCAGAGATATTGCTGTTTTAGTTCCTCTTGAAGTTAGGGTAGAAGAGGTCTTAAACAAAATTGAAATTAGCGGCGGTTCTTTAATTATAGATGTTGACCTCTTTGATATTTATGAAGGAGAGGAGCTTCCCCGGGGTAAAAAGAATTTAGCTTTTCATTTAATTTTTCAATCCAAAGACCGCACCCTGACTTCAAAAGAAATTGACCAAATCCAAAATAAAATAATTAAGACCTTGGAAGAAAATCCGGGCTGGCGGGTCAGAAAATAA